In the genome of Rhizobium etli 8C-3, one region contains:
- a CDS encoding helix-turn-helix transcriptional regulator, with product MNIHTLVQLLVVIEECTKPENVVEELQRAVRSYGFEYYGLLRHLRQSQDPWSLVLAGHWPEKWPQTYVAKKYVLIDPTVRYLAQAQRPFRWKESLAAYRRDPHQRRMEQMMADAHAHGLRDGYIFPIHGKSGVLGNLSVGGGPVELSPVEISLFETVARKAFWRLLDLKGEAKSLESASLLDMSLTRRELEILHYLADGLTSMEISKVLSISNHTVDWYMNGLQDKLKAKNRQQAVALAFRHGLVM from the coding sequence GTGAATATTCATACCTTGGTTCAATTGCTCGTCGTCATCGAGGAATGCACGAAGCCCGAAAACGTGGTTGAGGAACTGCAGCGAGCCGTTCGTTCCTATGGCTTTGAATATTATGGATTGCTGCGCCATCTGAGGCAGAGCCAGGATCCCTGGAGCCTCGTACTTGCCGGGCATTGGCCCGAAAAGTGGCCGCAAACATATGTTGCAAAAAAATATGTCCTCATAGATCCAACGGTCCGGTATCTAGCGCAGGCGCAAAGGCCATTTCGATGGAAGGAAAGCCTTGCCGCCTACCGGCGCGATCCGCATCAGCGGCGAATGGAACAGATGATGGCGGATGCCCACGCCCACGGCCTGCGCGACGGCTACATCTTCCCCATTCACGGCAAGAGCGGCGTACTCGGAAACTTGAGCGTCGGGGGTGGGCCCGTGGAACTGTCGCCGGTCGAGATATCGTTGTTCGAAACGGTCGCGCGCAAAGCGTTCTGGCGGCTGCTTGATCTCAAGGGTGAAGCCAAATCACTCGAAAGCGCTTCATTGCTCGATATGTCGCTGACACGCCGCGAGCTCGAAATCCTGCACTATTTGGCCGACGGCCTGACCTCGATGGAGATCAGCAAGGTACTCAGCATATCGAACCATACGGTCGATTGGTATATGAATGGGCTGCAGGACAAGCTGAAGGCCAAGAACCGCCAGCAGGCAGTGGCGCTGGCTTTCCGGCACGGACTGGTCATGTAG
- a CDS encoding glucan ABC transporter ATP-binding protein/ permease: MSLFKVYARALRYLGAYKLRVSLVVVANIVLAAITIAEPVLFGRIIDAISGNGEVKPILFMWAGFAVFNTIAFVLVAREADRLAHGRRATLLTEAFGRIISMPLSWHHQRGTSNALHTLLRACETLFGLWLEFMRNHLSTAVAIALLVPTAMAMDLRLSGVLVVLGLAYWLIGRLVMSRTKDGQASVENHYHTVFSHVSDSISNVSVLHSYNRIEAETKALKGFADRLLQAQYPVLDWWALAGALNRMASTIAMMIILVIGTLLVQAGELRIGDVIAFIGFANLLISRLDQMRQFATQIFEARAKLEDFYTLEDSVREREEPAGNADIKDVKGEVEFRDVSFGFGNSSQGLHNVSFSVKPGQTVAIVGPTGAGKTTLVNLLQRVYDPDSGQILVDSHDITKVTRRSLRRYIATVFQDAGLLNRSISDNIRLGREGASEEEMRRAAEAAAAADFIETREEQYETHVGERGNRLSGGERQRVAIARAILKDAPILVLDEATSALDVETENRVKAAIDNLRQNRTTFIIAHRLSTVREADKVLFLDNGRIVEQGSFDELSHSNGRFAALLRASGILTDEEVRKAHTTEAA; the protein is encoded by the coding sequence GTGTCATTATTCAAGGTCTATGCAAGAGCTTTGCGCTACCTTGGCGCTTACAAGCTCCGCGTATCCCTGGTGGTCGTTGCGAACATTGTTCTGGCCGCGATCACGATTGCGGAGCCTGTTTTGTTCGGTCGCATCATCGATGCCATTTCAGGCAACGGGGAGGTCAAGCCCATTCTGTTCATGTGGGCTGGATTTGCCGTCTTCAATACGATCGCCTTCGTTCTGGTCGCCCGTGAGGCGGACAGGCTGGCCCATGGCCGGCGTGCGACTTTGCTGACGGAAGCTTTTGGCCGCATCATCTCGATGCCGCTCTCCTGGCATCACCAGCGCGGGACGTCGAACGCGTTGCATACGTTGCTGCGCGCTTGCGAAACGCTCTTCGGTCTCTGGCTCGAATTCATGCGCAATCACCTGTCGACCGCCGTCGCCATTGCGCTTCTGGTGCCGACTGCCATGGCCATGGACCTTAGATTGTCCGGCGTGCTCGTCGTGCTTGGTCTTGCCTACTGGCTGATCGGCCGCCTGGTCATGAGCCGAACGAAGGACGGACAGGCATCGGTCGAGAACCACTATCACACCGTTTTCTCGCATGTGAGCGATTCGATCAGCAACGTTTCGGTGCTGCACAGCTACAACCGCATCGAAGCTGAAACCAAGGCGCTCAAGGGCTTTGCCGACCGTCTCCTTCAGGCTCAGTACCCGGTCCTCGACTGGTGGGCCCTTGCCGGTGCCTTGAACCGGATGGCATCGACCATCGCCATGATGATCATCCTTGTGATCGGCACGCTTTTGGTGCAGGCCGGCGAACTGCGGATCGGTGACGTCATCGCCTTCATCGGCTTTGCAAACCTTTTGATCTCGCGTCTCGACCAGATGCGCCAGTTCGCTACGCAGATCTTCGAAGCCCGCGCGAAGCTTGAAGACTTTTATACGCTCGAAGACTCCGTTCGCGAGCGCGAAGAACCTGCGGGCAATGCCGACATCAAGGACGTCAAGGGCGAAGTCGAGTTCCGCGACGTCTCCTTCGGCTTCGGCAACTCGTCGCAGGGGCTGCACAATGTCTCCTTCTCGGTGAAGCCCGGTCAGACAGTTGCGATCGTAGGCCCGACCGGTGCGGGTAAAACGACGCTCGTCAACCTGCTGCAGCGCGTCTACGACCCGGACAGCGGCCAGATCCTGGTCGATAGCCACGACATCACCAAGGTTACCCGCAGGTCGCTGCGCCGTTACATCGCCACCGTGTTCCAGGATGCGGGCCTGCTGAACCGTTCGATCAGCGACAATATCCGCCTTGGCCGGGAAGGCGCCAGCGAGGAAGAGATGCGCCGTGCTGCCGAAGCGGCAGCGGCGGCGGACTTCATCGAGACGCGCGAGGAACAGTATGAGACGCATGTCGGCGAGCGTGGCAACAGGCTCTCGGGCGGGGAGCGCCAGCGTGTGGCCATCGCCCGCGCCATCCTCAAGGACGCGCCGATCCTGGTTCTCGACGAGGCGACCAGCGCGCTGGACGTGGAGACCGAGAACCGCGTGAAGGCGGCGATCGACAACCTTCGCCAGAACCGCACCACCTTCATCATCGCCCACCGCCTCTCGACGGTTCGTGAAGCAGACAAGGTGCTCTTCCTCGACAATGGCCGGATCGTCGAACAAGGTAGTTTCGATGAACTCAGCCACAGCAACGGCCGCTTTGCAGCGCTGCTTCGTGCCAGCGGTATCCTGACGGACGAGGAAGTCCGCAAGGCCCATACGACCGAAGCTGCATAA
- a CDS encoding DUF6074 family protein has protein sequence MASSFDTPLAALTASEIVIFPSIPRPGDIERCAATLDDLHGEPAVAFWKAECRLLADELARCGLREEKIRERVLSFQAAVQAALVERHQLRALSESRARQDRRRRRL, from the coding sequence ATGGCATCTTCTTTCGACACCCCTCTCGCCGCGCTGACCGCAAGCGAAATCGTGATATTTCCAAGCATCCCCCGGCCCGGCGATATCGAGCGCTGCGCCGCGACGCTCGATGATCTTCACGGAGAGCCAGCGGTCGCGTTCTGGAAAGCCGAATGCCGTTTGCTGGCGGACGAGCTGGCGCGATGCGGCTTGCGCGAGGAGAAGATCCGCGAGCGCGTCTTGTCCTTCCAGGCTGCGGTTCAAGCCGCTCTGGTAGAGAGGCATCAGTTGCGTGCTCTATCCGAAAGCCGCGCCAGACAAGACAGAAGGCGCCGTCGTCTCTGA
- a CDS encoding MFS transporter — MIDEKQLIAKITWRLMPFLGVLYLIAYIDRQNVSFAKLEMVGALGMSEYAYGLGASLFFIGYFLFEVPSNLLLERYGASKWFARILLSWGAVTIALAYTQNATMFYILRFLLGACEAGFFPGVLYLLTLWYPSAYRGTMVGLFMIFSALANAVGAPLGGMLLDLDGLYDIAGWQWVFIATGIPAVIAGVVTLLYLSDRPENAKFLSDAEKSWLRRRIEAENADMDKNAENGFKALINPKVLLMALCYVGFPLAAYGLSYWLPTIVKEFGVSNTANGFLNVIPWVLVAVALYIVPSMADRAASKTPYIVVPALLGAICLVLSAVIPDHGVQFAFLCIAAAGIFAGQPVFWSLPSRFLRGAGAAAGLAAINSVGNLGGFVAQNVVPWIKDSTGSTIAPMFFLAASLAAAALLVLVVARLIPRTQSTAEESGPAHQRAQS; from the coding sequence ATGATTGACGAAAAGCAACTGATTGCCAAAATCACCTGGCGGCTCATGCCGTTCCTAGGCGTTCTTTATCTCATCGCCTACATCGATCGCCAAAATGTCAGCTTCGCCAAGCTGGAAATGGTCGGCGCCCTCGGCATGAGCGAATATGCCTACGGCCTCGGCGCCTCGCTCTTCTTCATCGGTTATTTCCTGTTTGAAGTCCCGAGCAATCTTTTGCTCGAGCGGTACGGCGCCAGCAAATGGTTTGCCCGTATTTTGCTGTCGTGGGGCGCAGTTACCATCGCCCTCGCCTACACACAGAATGCGACGATGTTTTACATCCTTCGCTTTCTTCTCGGCGCCTGCGAAGCCGGGTTCTTTCCAGGCGTCCTTTATCTGCTGACACTTTGGTATCCGTCCGCCTATCGCGGTACGATGGTCGGACTTTTCATGATCTTCAGCGCTCTTGCCAATGCCGTCGGCGCGCCTCTGGGCGGCATGCTGCTCGATCTCGACGGGCTTTATGACATCGCCGGCTGGCAATGGGTGTTCATCGCGACCGGTATTCCCGCCGTCATAGCGGGCGTGGTCACACTGCTTTACCTCTCGGATCGCCCCGAGAATGCGAAGTTCTTGAGCGATGCCGAGAAGAGCTGGCTCAGACGCAGGATCGAGGCCGAAAATGCAGACATGGACAAGAACGCCGAGAATGGCTTCAAGGCGCTCATCAATCCGAAGGTACTTCTCATGGCATTGTGCTACGTGGGCTTTCCCCTTGCAGCCTACGGCCTCAGCTATTGGCTCCCGACCATCGTCAAGGAGTTCGGCGTCAGCAACACGGCCAACGGCTTTCTGAACGTCATACCCTGGGTGCTCGTGGCCGTGGCGCTCTACATCGTTCCGTCGATGGCAGACAGGGCCGCTTCAAAGACGCCTTATATCGTCGTCCCTGCACTGCTGGGCGCCATATGCCTTGTCCTTTCCGCTGTTATTCCGGACCATGGCGTCCAGTTCGCATTCCTGTGCATCGCTGCAGCGGGCATCTTCGCCGGCCAGCCGGTCTTCTGGAGCCTGCCGTCGCGGTTTTTGAGAGGCGCGGGTGCGGCGGCCGGGCTCGCCGCAATCAACTCCGTCGGTAATCTCGGCGGCTTCGTCGCCCAGAACGTCGTACCCTGGATCAAGGACAGTACAGGTAGCACGATTGCGCCGATGTTCTTTCTTGCCGCATCCCTGGCTGCCGCCGCGCTGCTGGTGCTCGTGGTCGCACGCCTGATACCGCGTACTCAAAGTACTGCCGAAGAGAGCGGGCCTGCGCACCAGCGCGCCCAATCTTGA
- a CDS encoding OpgC family protein, with translation MAATPEYAIGAERLPQSAVRPARDTRLDVLRGLALITIFINHVPGQIFEYVTTKNFGFSDAAEAFVLISGIAVGLAYGSGFKVGRRLDMAKKAIKRAFTLYLAHMITTFMTLALFICGAWLFHRPGLLVEINILAVLMNLTEGIPALLLLGHQIGYNNILPMYGALMLMVPIILLLYSAHPLLALGVSAAVWLVAGVYQIAPHNMLIADYWFLNPLSWQFLFTIGAVGIMHVKRGGKLPEHPMLFVLASGYVALSFAWVVGQLWDLGNVLAALGLPPVLTGFDKTFLSLPRLLHVLSLSYLVINIPVLSRILRRPSDHPLTIIGRHSLNIFVAGTILAMAGQVLLYITNHDQMIGALFVVAGISGQFAYAYHLERKRIDGSVKARSMGRRASVPVAVRVGDGSRKLYRDK, from the coding sequence ATGGCGGCTACGCCGGAATACGCCATCGGCGCTGAGCGCTTGCCCCAATCAGCAGTGCGACCAGCGCGCGATACGAGGCTTGATGTTTTGCGTGGCCTTGCCCTCATCACGATTTTCATCAATCACGTTCCCGGTCAGATATTCGAGTATGTCACGACAAAGAATTTCGGCTTCTCCGATGCCGCCGAAGCCTTCGTGCTGATCTCGGGCATCGCGGTCGGACTCGCCTATGGCTCCGGCTTCAAGGTCGGCAGGCGACTGGACATGGCGAAAAAGGCGATCAAGCGCGCCTTCACGCTCTATCTCGCCCATATGATCACGACCTTCATGACGCTCGCGCTGTTCATTTGCGGCGCCTGGCTGTTCCACCGGCCGGGATTGCTGGTCGAAATCAATATCCTTGCCGTCTTGATGAACTTGACAGAAGGAATACCCGCCCTGCTTCTGCTTGGTCACCAGATCGGCTACAACAACATACTGCCGATGTACGGCGCACTGATGCTCATGGTACCGATCATCTTGCTTCTTTACTCGGCCCATCCGCTTCTGGCGCTTGGTGTTTCGGCGGCTGTGTGGCTGGTGGCCGGCGTCTACCAGATCGCGCCGCACAACATGCTCATCGCCGACTACTGGTTCCTCAATCCACTCTCATGGCAGTTCCTGTTCACGATCGGTGCCGTCGGCATCATGCATGTCAAGCGCGGCGGCAAGCTGCCGGAGCACCCGATGTTGTTCGTGCTGGCTTCTGGCTACGTGGCGTTGTCCTTTGCCTGGGTCGTGGGCCAGCTCTGGGACCTTGGCAACGTCCTGGCAGCGCTTGGCTTGCCGCCCGTCCTTACCGGTTTCGACAAGACCTTCCTGTCACTGCCGCGGCTGCTGCACGTGTTGTCGCTCAGCTACCTCGTTATCAATATTCCCGTCCTGTCTCGTATCCTGCGCCGTCCGTCGGATCATCCCCTCACCATCATTGGCCGCCACTCGCTGAATATCTTCGTGGCAGGGACAATCCTTGCAATGGCGGGCCAGGTGCTGCTCTACATTACCAACCACGACCAGATGATCGGCGCGCTCTTTGTCGTCGCAGGCATCTCGGGTCAGTTCGCCTATGCCTACCACCTCGAGCGCAAACGCATCGACGGTAGCGTGAAGGCCAGGTCGATGGGGCGTCGTGCCTCGGTCCCCGTCGCCGTCCGCGTCGGTGATGGCAGCCGAAAGCTCTATCGCGACAAATAG